Proteins encoded by one window of Aphidius gifuensis isolate YNYX2018 linkage group LG2, ASM1490517v1, whole genome shotgun sequence:
- the LOC122849117 gene encoding twist-related protein-like isoform X2 — translation MGSFEAQAEYYLHQWHQPYDYITQLPYDIRSTYCGADSGISGGSSDPGSPTAPTPPLVLEELGIQKTVYGSADHPVSPSKNQQYALISPRSHHYGNCPQTLFDYSNANHFEIDRRKNELSGGCHMVNSIVSNDTARVIQYDSHYHRNESEGSPMIRPKKRNTANKKERRRTQSINNAFADLRDCIPNVPLDTKLSKIKTLRLAASYIGYLMAVLETDEKEPQTFCVDFISRTRRNKFEKDNVSYI, via the exons ATGGGTAGCTTCGAAGCTCAGGcagaatattatttacaccAGTGGCATCAACCATATGACTATATTACTCAGCTTCCGTATG ATATCCGATCAACATATTGTGGTGCAGACTCTGGAATATCAGGTGGAAGTTCTGACCCAGGAAGTCCTACAGCACCAACACCACCATTAGTGTTAGAAGAGCTAGGGATTCAGAAAACGGTTTATGGATCTGCTGATCATCCTGTTTCACCctcaaaaaatcaacaatatgcTTTAATTTCACCCCGTTCACACCATTATGGTAACTGTCCGCAAACTCTTTTTGATTATTCTAACGCGAATCATTTTGAAATTGATCGTCGGAAGAACGAATTATCTGGAGGATGTCATATGGTCAATTCAATTGTGAGCAATGATACTGCTAGAGTCATTCAATACGATAGTCATTATCATCGGAATGAGAGTGAGGGTAGCCCAATGATAAGACCGAAGAAAAGGAATActgcaaataaaaaagaacGAAGACGAACGCAGAGCATTAATAATGCATTTGCAGATCTTAGAGATTGTATTCCGAATGTCCCATTGGACACGAAACTGTCGAAAATCAAAACACTTAGATTGGCTGCATCATACATTGGATATTTGATGGCTGTTTTGGAGACTGATGAAAAAGAACCACAGACATTCTGTGTTGACTTTATATCTAGAACACGGAGAAACAAATTCGAAAAAGACAACGTAAGTTATATCTG